GATGGACCCGGACTCGAACAGGTCGAGGTCGTAGGCGATGTAGGCGAAGTAGCTGCCTTCCGCATTCGGCACCGGATCGACCCTGTAGGCCTTTGCGCGGTATTTTTCGGCCGCCGTCAGGCGGTCCGTCCAGACGACGGTCCATGTCGCGGTGGAGGATTCGCCGGCCACGGCGGCAGCGGCCTCGATCGGATCGACGCCATCCTGCGGGGTGATGCGGAAGCAGGCGACGAGGTCCGTATCCTTCGGCTCGTAATGCGGCTCCCAGTAGCCCATGCGCTTGTATTCCATGACGCCGGACTTGTAGCGCTCCTTGCCCGTGACGGTCTGCGATTGATCTGTCATGACTTTCTCTCCCTCGTTGGAACTCGTATGCGGGGGGTCAGGCCGCATCCCTGTATCGGTTGGCCTGTCGCAACTCTCCGCCGGCATATCGGCGCGCCATCTCGGCCATCGATCTCGGGCGTATGCGTGCGGCGTTGCCGGCAGTGCCGAAGGCCTCGAACCGCTCGCGGCATAGCTGCCGCAACTGATCCATCGCCGGCTGCAGGAACTTGCGCGGATCGAATTCCTCCGGCTTCTGGCTGGCGATGCGGCGGAACTCGGCCGTCATCGCCAGCCGGCAGTCGGTGTCGATGTTCACCTTGCGCACGCCGTGGCGGATGCCCCGTACGATCTCGTCCACCGGCACGCCCCATGTCGGGCGCATCTGGCCGCCGAAGCGGTTGAACATCTCCTGCAGGGGCTCCGGTACCGAGGAAGAGCCATGCATGACGAGGTGCACGCCGGGCAGGCGACTGTGAATTTCCTCGATCACATGCATGGCGAGGATGTCGCCGTCGGGCCGGCGGCTGAACTTGTAGGCGCCGTGGGAGGTGCCCATGGCGATGGCCAGGGCATCGACATCGGTCCGCGCGACGAACTCCTGCGCCTGGGCAGGATCGGTCAAGAGCTGGTCCGTCGCCAGCTGCCCCTCGAAGCCGTGGCCATCCTCGGCCGCGCCTTCGCCGCTTTCGAGCGAGCCGAGGACGCCGAGTTCGCCTTCGATCGACGCGCCCACGGCATGCGCCGCCTCGGCGACCTTCGCGGTGATCGCGACGTTATAATCGAAGCTTGCCGGCGTCCTGGCGTCGGCTTCCAGCGAGCCGTCCATCATGACGGAGGTGAAGCCGTGCTGCAGCGCGGTCAGGCAGGTGGCTTCGTTGTTGCCGTGGTCCTGGTGCAGGCAGATGGGGATGGCCGGAAACATCTCCACCAGCGCATCCACCATGTGCGCCAGCATGATGTCTCCCGCATAGGACCGCGCCCCGCGCGACACCTGAAGGATCACCGGAGCATCCGCCCCGGCGGCGGCCTCGAGAATGGCGAGGCCCTGCTCCATATTGTTGATGTTGAAGGCGGGGACGCCGTATCCGTGTTCCGCGGCGTCGTCCAGAAGCTGCCTCAGGGTGATCTTGGCCATCTCTTCACGTTCCTTTCGTTGCGTCAGAGCACACGCCGCCGGCGCTCGATGAGCTGCAGGATCAGCGGCGTGAGGATGAGTTGCATGGCGAGGTCCAGCTTGTTGCCCGGCACGACGATGGAGTTGGGCCGGGACATGAAGCTGTCGTGGATCATCGACAGGAGGTACGGAAAGTCGATGCCGCGCGGGTTGGCGAAGCGGATGACGAGCATCGATTCGTCCGGCGTCGGTATCCACCGCGCGATGAAGGGGTTGGACGTGTCGACGATCGGCACCCGCTGGAAATTGATGTTGGTCAGCGTGAACTGCGGGCAGATGGTGCGCACATAATCCGGCATGCGCCGCAGGATCACGTCCATCACGGCCTCGGTGGAGTAGCCGCGCGAGGCCTTGTCCCGATGGATCTTCTGGATCCATTCGAGGTTGATGACGGGGACGACGCCGATCTTCAGGTCGACATGCGAGGCGAGGTCCAGCGTGTCGGTGCGCACGCAGCCGTGCAGTCCCTCGTAGAACAGAAGGTCGCTGTCGCCCGAGAAATCCTGCCAGTCGCTGAACGTGCCCTGCGGCGCTCCGTAGGCGGCAGCCTCGGCGTCGTCGTGCACGTAGTGCCGCGTGCGGCCCGTTCCCTTTCGCCCATACTCGGCGAAGATCTCCTGCAGCGTTTCCAGGATGTTCGCTTCCGGACTGAAATGGGAGAACTGGTGATTGCCGGCTGCCTCCTCCTCGGCCATCCGGGCCTTCATCGCCGACCGGTCGTAGCGGTGGAAGGCATCGCCTTCGATGAAGTCCGCCTTCACTTCCTCGCGTCGGAAAATCTGCTCGAAGATGCGCTTGACCGACGTGGTGCCGGCGCCGGAAGAGCCCGTTATGGCAATTATGGGGTGTCTTGCGGTCATTGGTCGGTCTTCCCTTACGCGCGGAACAGGCTGCGGCGGCCGAAGAGCGGCGAGCGCTCACCGATGGCCGACGGATCGGTGAGATATCGGGCGATGCGCTGGACTTCGTGTGCCGAGCCGAAGACGAAGGGCGTGCGTTGGTGCAGGGTCGCCGGGGCCGTATCCAGAATGTGACGGATGCCGTCCGTTGCCGCGCCACCGGCCTGCTCGACGATGAAGGCAACGGGGTTTGCCTCGTAAAGCTGGCGCAGGCGGCCGTCGCGGTAGGGACGGCGGGCGTCGGCCGGATACAGGAAGACGCCGCCACGCGCCAGGATGCGCGATAGCTCGGCCACCAGCGAAGCCGTCCACCGCATGTTGAACTCCCGGCCCCGGGGGCCTTCGGCCCCGGCCAGGCAGTCGTCGACGTAAAGGCGGACCTCTTCGTCCCAGTGTCGGTAGTTGGATGCGTTGATGGCGAACTCGGACGTCTTCTCCGGGATCGGAGCGGAGCGGGCCTCCTCCACGAAGCCGCCGAACGACGGTGTGTAGGTGAAAGTGAGCGTGCCCCGCCCGAGCGTCAGGATCATCTGGCAGCGCGGCCCGTAGACGATGGTTCCGGCAGCAAGCTGGTTGCGGCCCGGCTGGGAAAACGGCGCTTCGCCGTCGGTCGGCAGCAGCGAGAAAATCGAGCCGATGGACGCGTTGGTCTCGATGTTCGACGAACCGTCAAGCGGGTCTATCGCCAGCGCCAGCGTTCCGCCCGCATGCATGGGCAGGGGCTCGGGGCGCTCCTCCGACACCATGACGGCGATGTTGGCCTGCCACGCGGCGGCGGTGAATATGCGGTCCGCCTCGATATCCAGCCAGGTCTGCAGGTCGCCCGCGGCATTCGTGGGGGCCGGTGTCGGTGCACGCGCTCCGGCAGGCTTTTCCATGATGACGCCGCGCAGCTTGATGGCCGCGACGGCAAGTTGGCGTACCGCCTCGGCAATGTCGTTGCGTAGCGGATCTTCCCCCGCGAAGGCACGCAGATGAGCTTCGAGCGACGAACGCATGATCAACACCCTCCCGATGTCCAAAACGACTATTCATCAGGCAGTGGACTAAGTAAAATTTATTTGCTTAAGTTACCTAGTCAGAAAAAATTATGCAGAAGGAGGAGCAGATGTCCATGCAGGCCATAACCTTGCGACAGCTTCGCTCCGTCCAGGCGGTCAACCGCCTCGGAACGATCGCGGCGGCAGCGCGTGTCCTGGGGCTGACGGCCCCGGCCATCACGCTCCAGATCAAGCAGATGGAAGAAGAGTTCGGCCTGCCGCTCTTCGACCGCACAAGCGATGGAATGCGCATCAAGGAGGCCGGGGCCTGTGTGCTGGCCGCCGCCAACGCCATCGAGCATGCGCTGCGCGACATGCGGGACGAGATCGATGCGTTGAAGGGGCTGCAGCGGGGGCGGGTCCGGCTTGGGGTCGTGTCCACCGCAAAATATTTCGCGCCGTCCATTCTGGCCGCCTTCGGGGCGGAGCACCCGGGCATCGACATCGAACTGGAGGTCGGTAACAAAAGCCGTATCGCAGAGGATCTGCGGACCATGGCGCTGGACATCGCGTTGATGGGCACGCCGCCGCGCGACCTGCCGGTACAGGCGCGCGTGTTCGGCGATCATCCGCTGGTGGTGGTGGCGGCGCCGGGGCACCCGCTGGCCGCGCGCCATAGCCTGACGTTGCAGGATCTGGCCGGCCACCGCATGCTGGTGCGCGAGCGCGGATCGGGTACGCGCCGCTCGCTGGAGCTGTTCGTGCGCGACATGCCGGAGCTTCTCGATGACCGGTTGCTTGAGCTGGATTCCAACGAAACCATCAAGCAATCCGTCATGGCGGGCCTGGGTATCGCGTTCCTGTCGGCCCATACGGTTGCCCTGGAGGTGGAGCTCGGCCGACTGGTCATCCTGAATGTTGCCGGCACCCCGATCCGGCGCCAATGGTTTGCCGTGACGCGGGCCGACAGGGTGCCGACGCCGGCCGAGTCCGCCTTCTGGGATTTCCTGATGCGCCGGGCCGCGCGGTTCCTGCCCGTGCTGCCCAATCTCTACGATGAGGCGAATGTATGATGTGGGCCGGCGACGGCCGCGCTTGTGAAAGCGCAGCGGGCTGATACACTTAAGGCAACGAAAGATTCTGATTGGTCCAGGAGCGCTTCCGCGTGAGGCCTGCTCCGGAGTTGGTATTTGTGGTTCAGGATACAGAGCGGGAGCGGCGTGCCGCCTCCCACCACCCGATGACGGAGACGGCCCAGCCCGGCGATAAGGCCGGCCGGCTGTCCAAGCGCCAGCGCCGACGGCGTCGCAAGCCAGCGACGGTGGCGGCGAAAGGCGTTGCCAATGGCGACCTTCCGCCCGCGCTCGGTGAAAAGCTCGCCAAGGCGGAAAGCGCGGTGGCGCGCCAGAGCCCGGACCTGCGCAAGAAGAGCCGGCGCCGGCGCAGGCGGCGCGGGGCTGCCGCCACGGAGGCGCCGGACGCGTCCGTCAAGGTGCAGCGTCCGCCGCTGCGCACCCTGGACAAGGGGCGTCCGCCGCTGTACGCCGCACTGGATCTCGGCACCAATAATTGCCGGTTGCTGATCGCCGTTCCGGGGCGTCCCGGCCAGTTTCGCGTCATCGACGCATTCAGCCGCATCGTCCGCCTGGGAGAAGGTCTCGGCCGCACGGGCAGCCTTGCCTCCGGCGCGATGGACCGGGCACTGGCGGCGCTGGAGATCTGCAGCCAGAAACTGGCGGCGCGCGACATCCGCTCGCTGCGGCTGATCGCTACCGAGGCTTGCCGCTCGGCCGCCAACGGGCCGGAATTCCTGGAGCGCGTCAAACGAGAGACGACGCTGGACCTGGAGATCGTCAGCCGCGAGACGGAGGCGCGCCTGGCGGTGTCGGGCTGCGGGTCGCTGGTGGATCGTTCGGCGCGCGGGGCCGTCCTGTTCGATATCGGTGGTGGCAGTTCGGAGATCGCGCTGCTGGACCTCGGGCAGGGGCCGAGCCGGCGGCTCTCCAACCACATCGTCGCCTGGACGTCCCTGCCGGTGGGTGTCGTCACCCTGGCCGAGCGCTATGGTGGCCGCACGGTGACGCCCGAACTGTTCCAGCAGATGGTGGACGAGGTGTCCGGGCATATCGAGCGGTTCAAGGGGCGGAACCGCCTTGCACCTTATGTGGGCAAGGCCGGCTTTCACCTTTTGGGCACGTCGGGCACGGTCACCACGCTGGCCGGAGTGCATCTGGGGCTCGAGCGTTACGACCGGCGGCAGGTGGATGGCCTGTGGCTGCGCGATGCCGAGGTTTCCGAACTCGTCGCCCGCATCGCCGGCTGGAGCTTCGAGGAGCGCATGGCCAATCCCTGCATCGGCAGCGAGCGCGCCGATCTCGTGCTGGCGGGCTGCGCCATCCTGGAAGCGATACGCAAGGTCTGGCCGGCACCGGCGCTTCGGGTTGCCGACAGGGGCCTTCGGGAAGGATTGTTGATCGAGATGATGGTGGCGGACGGCGTCTGGCGGCGCGACACGCAGGGCAACCGGACGAGGCAGGGCGCGTGACGGGCGGCAAGAGTGGAGATCGCGGGCTTTCGGTGCGCGTCAAGAAGAAGCGCGGCATCAAGGCGTCGTCGCGCCGGTGGCTGGAGCGCCAGCTGAACGACCCCTATGTCCGCCGCTCCAAGGCCGAGGGCTATCGTTCTCGCGCGGCCTACAAGCTGATCGAGATCGACGATCGCCACAAGCTTCTGAAGCCCGGGATGCGGGTGGTGGATCTTGGCTGCGCACCGGGCGGCTGGTGCCAAGTGGCGGTGCAGCGCACCGCCGACACGCCGGACAAGGCGCAGGTCGTCGGTATCGACTACCTGCCGGTGGACCCGATCCCGGGCGCGACCATCTTCGAGATGGACTTCCTGGACGACGCCGCACCCGCCCGTCTCCTGGACGCACTGGGCGAAGCGCCGGACATCGTCCTGTCGGACATGGCCGCGCCGACCACGGGCCACCGCCGGACCGATCATCTGCGCACCATGCACCTTGTCGAGGTGGCGGCGGATTTCGCCATCCGGACGCTGCGGCCGGGCGGCCATTTCCTGACCAAGACCTTCCAGGGCGGCACCGAGGCCGAGCTTCTGACCATGCTGAAGAAGAACTTCACCAGCGTGCACCACGTGAAGCCGCCCGCCTCGCGCGATGGATCGGTGGAGCTGTTCCTTCTGGCCAAGGGCTTTCGCGGACAGGGCCGCCGCGACGACCCGGAACCGGCAGCCGACGATAGCTCAGCGCCGCTACCGGCGGCCTGATATTTCCGATCCGGCAGAGGCCGGCAGCGAGCGGAAGCAGAAGAACGCGGCGATGGTGACGCATCCGGCCGCGATGAAGGCGACGGTAAAATCGGCTGGAACGGGCAGCACACCGCCGCGCATGACGACGCCCGCTTCCAGTATGCCCCCGGCAAGGGCAACGCCGGTGGCTATGGCGACCTGCTGGAAGGCGGCCAGCATGGCGGTGGCATCGCCGGCGCGCGCCGGCGGCACGTCGGCGAAGGCCAGGGCGTTCGTACTGGTGAAGAACAGCGAGCGGAAGAAGCCGCCGACCAGCAGCAGGACGAGCAACAGGACCAGCGGCATGTCCGGCCGATAGAAGCCGATGACGGCCACCGATGCGCCACCCAGGACGGCGGTCGACATCAGGGCCGTACGGAAGCCGAAGCGCCGCAGCAGCGGGCGTGCCATAAGCTTCATGGCCATCGCCCCGCCCACCGTGGCGGCGCTGACGAGGCCGGATTCGAAGGGCGTGTAGCCGAAGCCGAGTTGCAGCATCAGCGGCAGCAGGAAAGGCAGGGCGCCCGTGCCTATGCGGAACAGGCCGCCCCCGGTGATGGAGGCGCGCAGCGTATCGATCTTCAGGAGAGACAGGTGCAGGAGCGGATCCGGGCTGCGCCGCGCGTGGCGGATGTAGAGCAGCGCGAACGCAACGCCGCCGGCCGCCAGCGTGAAGCCGAAGAAGGGGGGCAGGGCCGGCAGCGAGATGATCGACATGCCGAAGACGAGGCCCGAGCAGGCAAGCGCCGAGATCGCAAAGCCCGGCCAGTCGAAGCGGATGGTGGCGACGGGCTCCACATAGGGCAGCACCTTCTGCGACATCACGATGCCGATCAGTCCGATGGGCAGGTTGATGAGGAAGATCCAGCGCCAGTCGGCGTAGGTGGAGATGGCGCCGCCGATCGGCGGGCCGATCAGCGGTCCCACCATCGCCGGAATGGAAAACCATGCCATTGCGGTGACGAGGTCGGACTTATCGGCCGCCCGCACAAGCAGCAGACGGCCGACCGGCGTCATCATCGCGCCGCCTACGCCCTGCAGGAAGCGCGCCGCCACGAAGGCCTCCAGAGAGCTCGATATGGCGCAGGCCAGGGAGCCCAGCATGAAGACGGCGATGGCGCATTGGAAGACGAATCGCGCGCCGAACCGATCGGCGATGCGGCCCGAAATCGGGATGAAGGTGGCCAGCGACACATAGTAGCTCGTCAGCGCAAGCTTCAGCGCGATCGGGTTGGTGCCGATATCCTCGGCAATGGTTGCCAGCGATGTCGCGATGACGGTCGAGTCCATGTTCTCCATGAACAGGGCGACGGCGAGGACGACGGGAACGATGCGCTTCACGGCGGGGTGGCTTTCCGGAAAGATCGGTAAGGCGGTCTTACCGCCGTCCGACCATTCGTACAAATTTGTCGTGAGGCCTCACGGCCTGCCCAAACTTGCCCATATTGAAGCCTATCGGGTCTGGGCAAGACAACATGCGTGAAACGGCTAGGAGCAGGCTAATGAATCGGCACAAGATGGGTCTCGATCGTCGCGGGGCGTTGAAGCTGGCTCTCGGCACCGCCGCCGCCGGCGCCATGGTGACGGCCGCGCGGGCCCAGCAGCCCGCCGCCGAGCCGGCGGCGCCTGCCGCCGCACCCGCGCCGCAGTCGGGCGGGGAGGCCGCATTGGCGCCGGGCTGGCAGCGCTTCAAGCTGGGCGATGCCCGCATTACCGTCGTTCTGGATGGCGTTCGCCCCGGCGACGGGCCTCACCCCACCTTCGGCGAGGACCAGACCGCCGAGGCCGTCGCCGAACTGATGGAGGCGAACCTTCTGCCAGCCGGCCGCTTCGTCACCTTCTTCAACCCGGTCGTCATCGAGACGGGTGGGGAAACGGTCCTCATCGATACGGGGTTCGGCTCCGGCGGGCGCGACGGCGGCCTCGGCCAGTTGCGCCAGCGCATGGAAGCGGCCGGCATTCCGGCCGACAGGGTCACCATGGTGGTGATGACGCACCTGCATGGCGACCACATCGGCGGCCTGATGGAGGGCGATGCACCGGCCTTCCCGAGGGCGCACCTGATCGTCGGCCGGCAGGAATACGAATTCTGGACATCCGACGCGGCAAAGAGCGGCGGCACTGCCGGCAATGCGGAGGCGGTGGCTGCCAAGGTCTCGCCGCTGGAAAGCTCCATGACCCTTGCCGAGGACGGTGACGAAGTGGCCCCCGGCCTCTTCGCGCGGGCCGCTTACGGTCATACGCCTGGCCATTTCGTCTACGAACTGACCTCCGGCGGCAAGCGGCTGTTCCTGATGGGCGATACGTTCAGCCAGTCCGTCGTGACGCTGCAGAAGCCGGAATGGCATGTTCGCTTCGACATGGACAAGGCGGCCGCCGCGGCGACCCGGCAGCGCTTCGCCGCCATGCTGGCCGACGAGAAGCTGCCCTTCACCGGCTATCACCTGCCGTTCCCGGCGGTCGGCTACGTGCAGCGCGACGGCGAGGCCTTCCGCTACGTGCCGGAAACCTACGCGCTGATGATCGAGGACGCTGCGCCGGCCCGTGACGATTGATCGCCGCCGCCATCTTGCGTAATGCCGTAACGAGGGGTACTGCCAGCGCATAACCGTTGGAGCACGTCGTGAAAGCCATTGCATCGGTGTCTGCATTCGTTGGCCGGACATTTGCCGTCTGGGTCATTCTGTTCGCCGTGGCCGGGTACACCATGCCCGGGACGTTCAGCCCGATCGCGCCCTATATTGTCACCTTGCTTGGCATCATCATGTTTGGCATGGGGCTGACACTGTCGCTGGACGATTTCCGCGAAGTGGCGCGCCGCCCCTTCGACGTGACCGTAGGCGTACTCTGCCAGTTCCTGATCATGCCTGCGATCGCCGTGATTTTGACGATGACGATACCGATGTCACCCGAAGTCGCCGCGGGCGTAATCCTTGTTGGCTGCTGCCCGGGCGGAACGTCCAGCAATGTCATGACCTACCTGTCCAAAGGAGACGTCGCGCTGAGCGTGGCCTGTACCAGCGTCACGACATTGATGGCACCCATCGTGACGCCGTTTCTGGTCTGGCTCTTCGCAAGCCAGTACCTTCCGGTCGACGCGATGAGCATGTTCATAAGCATCGTCAAGGTCATTCTCGTGCCGTTGGCGCTGGGCTTTGCGCTGCAAAAATCGTTGCCAGCTGTCGTCAAGGTTGCGGTGCCGGCTCTGCCGCTGGTCAGCGTGACAGGCATCGTGCTGATCGTCGCGGCCGTCGTTGCCGTCAATCAGGCGGCGATCTCGACCTCCGGCCTGCTGATCTTCGCGGTCGTCATTCTACACAACGGCATCGGATACCTGCTTGGCTTCTTCGCGGCGCGGGCCTCCGGCCTGTCGCTGGCCAGGCGCAAGGCCATCGCCATCGAAGTCGGCATGCAGAACAGCGGCCTCGGGGCGGCACTGGCCAGCGCACACTTCTCGCCGGTGGCTGCGGTGCCCAGCGCCATCTTCAGCGTCTGGCACAATATATCCGGCGCGCTGCTGGCAGGTTATTTCTCGCGTCTCTCCGACACGCAGGCTGTGTCGGACGGATATGACGGCTTCAGCCGGGGGAGCGAAACCCGCTGAGGAACTGTCTGCGGAGCACCGTTTGTGTATCTCGACGTCATGGGACAGAACGGGGCTTCCCTAAAGCCCCGCCCCATGCTAGCAGCCCTTGCCATCCCTCATTCGGGCGCGGCCCTTGTCTGGCCCCCGATCCGCTACCGGAAGGACTGGCATGGCCCAGATTATCGAGACAGCAACCGGCGCCCTCGCGCTGACGTTCGACGACGTCCTGTTGCAGCCGGCGCACTCTCAGGTCATGCCCGGGCAGGTGGATGTACGCACGCGCATCACGCGCACCCTTCACGTCAACCTGCCGATCCTGTCGGCCGCCATGGACACGGTGACGGAAGCCCGGCTTGCCATCGCCATGGCCCAGGCGGGCGGCATCGGCGTCATCCACCGCAACCTGACCCCGGCCGAGCAGGCCGAGGAGGTAAGACAGGTCAAGAAATTCGAGAGCGGCATGGTGGTCAACCCGGTCACCATCGGGCCGGATGCCACGCTGGGCGATGCCCGCGCACTCATGGCATCCCACCGCATCTCCGGCATTCCGGTGGTCGAGAATGGCGGGCGGGGCGGCCAGACACGTGGCAAGCTGGTGGGTATCCTCACCAACCGCGACGTCCGCTTCGCCTCCGACGACCGCCAGAAGATCCACGAGCTGATGACGAAGGACAACCTCGTCACCGTCCGCGACACCGTTGACCAGCAGGAGGCCAAGCGTCTCCTGCATGCACACCGGATCGAGAAGCTGCTCGTGGTGGACGGCGAGGGCCATTGCGTCGGCCTGATCACCGTCAAGGATATCGAGAAGTCGCAGTTGAACCCCAATGCGGCGAAGGACGGGCAGGGCCGCCTCCTGGCTGCGGCGGCGACCAGCGTGGGCGAGGATGGCTTCGAGCGCGCCGAACGCCTGATCGACGCCGGCATCGACCTGATCGTCGTGGATACGGCCCATGGCCATTCCCAGCGGGTGCTGGATGCGGTGGCGCGCGTGAAGCGCATGTCGAACGCGGTGCAGGTGATCGCCGGCAATGTCGCGACGCCGAGCGGCACGCAGGCGCTGATCGACGCGGGCGCCGACGGCATCAAGGTGGGCATCGGCCCCGGCTCCATCTGCACCACGCGTATCGTGGCGGGTGTGGGCGTACCCCAGCTTTCCGCCATCATGGATGCCGTCGCGGTGGCCGACAAGGCCGGTGTGCCGGTGATTGCCGACGGCGGCATCAAGTTCTCGGGCGATCTTGCCAAGGCGCTCGCCGCGGGTGCGTCGGCGGCCATGGTGGGCTCGCTTCTGGCGGGCACCGACGAAAGCCCGGGCGAGATCTATCTGCACCAGGGCCGCTCTTTCAAAGCCTATCGTGGAATGGGGTCGGTCGGCGCGATGGCCAGGGGATCGGCGGATCGCTACTTCCAGGCCGAGGTGCGCGACACGCTGAAGCTGGTGCCGGAAGGCATCGAGGGTCAGGTGGCCTACAAGGGGCCGGTCAGCGCCGTGCTGCACCAGCTTTCCGGCGGCCTGCGCGCGGCGATGGGCTACACCGGTGCCGCGACCCTGGACGATTTCCGCACCAACGCGACCTTCGTTCGGATTTCTCCGGCCGGCCTGCGCGAAAGCCACGCGCATGACGTGACCATCACGCGCGAAAGCCCCAACTACCCCGGCGGCCTGTGAATGCGCAGGGTCAGCGGACCTCGTCCGGCAACACCGTCTTGATGATGGACCGGTCGAGCGCCTCGTATTCGGCAAGGCGGATCGTGTCGTAAAGCTCGGCCCGGGTCTGCATCGCCGCAAGCATTGCCGCGGGGGTGCCGTCGCGGCGGATCGTCTCGTAAAGGGCGGCCTGCGCCTTTGCCGCGACGCGCAGCGAGGAGACGGGCCAGATCACCATGGCGTAGCCGAGCGCCTGGAACTCGTCGGCGGTCAGCGCCGGCGTGCGTCCGAACTCCGTCATGTTGGCCAGAAGCGGCACGCCGGGCAGCGCCTCGGCGACGGCCTTGAACATGTCCACCGATGTCAGCGCCTCCGGGAAGATGGCGTCGGCCCCGGCCTCCAGATAGAGCTTCGCGCGGCAGACGGCCCCCTCGATGCCTTCGCTGGCGGCGGCATCGGTGCGCGCGATGATGACGAGATCGCGTCGCGCGCGTCGCGCCGCCGAAACCTTGGCCGCCATGTCGTGCGCGCCGGCAAGGCGCTTGTCGTTGAGGTGGCCGCACTTCTTGGGCAGAAGCTGATCTTCGATCTGCACCGCGCCGGCACCGGCATCCTCGAAGGTGCGGACCATGTTCATCACGTTAAGCGCCTCGCCGAAGCCGGTATCGCCGTCGACGAGCACCGGCAGCGCCGACGCGCGCGACAATTGCCGCAGATGAAAGGTGACGTCCTCCAGCGTCAGGATGCCGAGGTCAGGAAGGCCCATGGAGGCGCTGACCGCGCCGCCGGAGAGATAGAGCGCCTCAAAGCCCGCGTCGCGGGCCTGTATGGCCGACAGGCCGTTATGCGCGCCCGGGATGCGCATGATGGCCGGCGCATCCATCAATGCCCGGAAACGCTGGCCGGCCGGAACGCGTGGGCGGTCTTCATCGACGAGATAGGTCACTTCGATTTTCCTTTGACGTATGGCGAGGGCGGGCTCAGCCGCCTTCGCTTTCGGAGGCTTCCCGCACGCGGGAGCGCAGCCGCGGAGCCACCAGCGGCAGAAGGACGATCAGCGCCGTGAGGACCCAGAACAGGATGGCCGTGACAGAGCCGAACAGGATCGTCGGATCGCCGTCGGACAGGGACAGCGCACGGCGCAGATTGTCCTCGAACAGGCGCGCCAGGACGAAGGCGATCAGCAGCGGAATGAGCGGAATGCCGACCTTGCGCATGACGTAGGCGACGATGCCGATCAGCGTGGTCAGCACGAGCTCGAACGCCGAGTTGGTGGCCGCGTAGACGCCGGCGAAGGACAGTCCGAGTACCCCCGGAAACAGGATCCAGTAAGGCACCAGCAGCAGGCGGGCGAAGAGGCCGACGAGCGGCAGGTTCAATGCCAGGAGCATCAGGTTGCCGACATACATGGAGGCGATCAGCCCCCAGGCGATCTCAGGGCGCTGCGTGAACAGGAGCGGGCCGGGCGTCACCGAATACATCAGCAACGCACCGAGAAGCACCGCCGTCGTACCCGAGCCGGGAATGCCCAGAACGAGCATCGGCACCATCGAGGCGGTCTGCGCGGCGTTGTCGGCGGTTTCCGGCGCGGCAAGGCCACGCATGTCGCCCTTGCCGAAGGTGCCCTTGTCGGAAACCTTCTTTTCGGCCGTGTAGGCAAGGACCGACGAGACTGCCGCTCCGGTACCTGGCAGGATACCGAGGAAGAAGCCGATGCCGGTGGAGCGCAGCATCGCCGGCAGGCAGCGCAGCGTCTCGCCGACCGTCAACCGCTTGCCTCCACCGAGTTCGGTGATGACGCCTGAGCGCAGACCTTCGGCGACGACAAGGATTTCGCTGACGGCGAAAAGGCCGATCGTCAGCACCGTGAAATCGATCCCGCCGAGGAACTCGAGCGAACCGAAGGTGAATCGCTCGACGCCGGAGCCCCC
This genomic window from Aureimonas sp. OT7 contains:
- a CDS encoding MFS transporter gives rise to the protein MKRIVPVVLAVALFMENMDSTVIATSLATIAEDIGTNPIALKLALTSYYVSLATFIPISGRIADRFGARFVFQCAIAVFMLGSLACAISSSLEAFVAARFLQGVGGAMMTPVGRLLLVRAADKSDLVTAMAWFSIPAMVGPLIGPPIGGAISTYADWRWIFLINLPIGLIGIVMSQKVLPYVEPVATIRFDWPGFAISALACSGLVFGMSIISLPALPPFFGFTLAAGGVAFALLYIRHARRSPDPLLHLSLLKIDTLRASITGGGLFRIGTGALPFLLPLMLQLGFGYTPFESGLVSAATVGGAMAMKLMARPLLRRFGFRTALMSTAVLGGASVAVIGFYRPDMPLVLLLVLLLVGGFFRSLFFTSTNALAFADVPPARAGDATAMLAAFQQVAIATGVALAGGILEAGVVMRGGVLPVPADFTVAFIAAGCVTIAAFFCFRSLPASAGSEISGRR
- the guaB gene encoding IMP dehydrogenase: MAQIIETATGALALTFDDVLLQPAHSQVMPGQVDVRTRITRTLHVNLPILSAAMDTVTEARLAIAMAQAGGIGVIHRNLTPAEQAEEVRQVKKFESGMVVNPVTIGPDATLGDARALMASHRISGIPVVENGGRGGQTRGKLVGILTNRDVRFASDDRQKIHELMTKDNLVTVRDTVDQQEAKRLLHAHRIEKLLVVDGEGHCVGLITVKDIEKSQLNPNAAKDGQGRLLAAAATSVGEDGFERAERLIDAGIDLIVVDTAHGHSQRVLDAVARVKRMSNAVQVIAGNVATPSGTQALIDAGADGIKVGIGPGSICTTRIVAGVGVPQLSAIMDAVAVADKAGVPVIADGGIKFSGDLAKALAAGASAAMVGSLLAGTDESPGEIYLHQGRSFKAYRGMGSVGAMARGSADRYFQAEVRDTLKLVPEGIEGQVAYKGPVSAVLHQLSGGLRAAMGYTGAATLDDFRTNATFVRISPAGLRESHAHDVTITRESPNYPGGL
- a CDS encoding bile acid:sodium symporter family protein gives rise to the protein MKAIASVSAFVGRTFAVWVILFAVAGYTMPGTFSPIAPYIVTLLGIIMFGMGLTLSLDDFREVARRPFDVTVGVLCQFLIMPAIAVILTMTIPMSPEVAAGVILVGCCPGGTSSNVMTYLSKGDVALSVACTSVTTLMAPIVTPFLVWLFASQYLPVDAMSMFISIVKVILVPLALGFALQKSLPAVVKVAVPALPLVSVTGIVLIVAAVVAVNQAAISTSGLLIFAVVILHNGIGYLLGFFAARASGLSLARRKAIAIEVGMQNSGLGAALASAHFSPVAAVPSAIFSVWHNISGALLAGYFSRLSDTQAVSDGYDGFSRGSETR
- a CDS encoding MBL fold metallo-hydrolase translates to MNRHKMGLDRRGALKLALGTAAAGAMVTAARAQQPAAEPAAPAAAPAPQSGGEAALAPGWQRFKLGDARITVVLDGVRPGDGPHPTFGEDQTAEAVAELMEANLLPAGRFVTFFNPVVIETGGETVLIDTGFGSGGRDGGLGQLRQRMEAAGIPADRVTMVVMTHLHGDHIGGLMEGDAPAFPRAHLIVGRQEYEFWTSDAAKSGGTAGNAEAVAAKVSPLESSMTLAEDGDEVAPGLFARAAYGHTPGHFVYELTSGGKRLFLMGDTFSQSVVTLQKPEWHVRFDMDKAAAAATRQRFAAMLADEKLPFTGYHLPFPAVGYVQRDGEAFRYVPETYALMIEDAAPARDD
- a CDS encoding RlmE family RNA methyltransferase — translated: MTGGKSGDRGLSVRVKKKRGIKASSRRWLERQLNDPYVRRSKAEGYRSRAAYKLIEIDDRHKLLKPGMRVVDLGCAPGGWCQVAVQRTADTPDKAQVVGIDYLPVDPIPGATIFEMDFLDDAAPARLLDALGEAPDIVLSDMAAPTTGHRRTDHLRTMHLVEVAADFAIRTLRPGGHFLTKTFQGGTEAELLTMLKKNFTSVHHVKPPASRDGSVELFLLAKGFRGQGRRDDPEPAADDSSAPLPAA